The following are encoded together in the Neofelis nebulosa isolate mNeoNeb1 chromosome 9, mNeoNeb1.pri, whole genome shotgun sequence genome:
- the LOC131485693 gene encoding RNA-binding protein 12 isoform X1 produces MAVVIRLQGLPIVAGTMDIRHFFSGLTIPDGGVHIVGGELGEAFIVFATDEDARLGMMRTGGTIKGSKVTLLLSSKTEMQNMIELSRRRFETANLDIPPANASRSGPPPSSGMGGRVNLPTTVPNFNNPSPSVVTAATSVHESNKNIQTFSTASIGTAPPNMGASFGSPTFSSTIPSTASPMNTVPPPPIPPIPAMPSLPPMPSIPPIPVPPPVPTLPPVPPVPPIPPVPSVPPMTPLPPMSGMPPLNPPPVAPLPAGMNGSGAPMNLNNNLNPVFLGPLNPVNPIQMNSQSSVKPLPINPDDLYVSVHGMPFSAMENDVRDFFHGLRVDAVHLLKDHVGRNNGNGLVKFLSPQDTFEALKRNRMLMIQRYVEVSPATERQWVAAGGHITFKQSIGPSGQTHPPPQTLPRSKSPSGQKRSRSRSPHEAGFCVYLKGLPFEAENKHVIDFFKKLDIVEDSIYIAYGPNGKATGEGFVEFRNEADYKAALCRHKQYMGNRFIQVHPITKKGMLEKIDMIRKRLQNFSYDQREMMLNPEGDVSSAKVCAHITNIPFSITKMDVLQFLEGIPVDENAVHVLVDNNGQGLGQALVQFKNEDDARKSERLHRKKLNGREAFVHVVTLEDMREIEKNPPAQGKKGLKIPVPGNPAVPGVPSVGMPNAGMPNAGMPSTGMPGTGMPGAGMPGTGMPGAGMPGAGMPGAGMPGAGMPGGGMPGAGGEEHAFLTVGSKEANNGPPFNFPGNFGGSNAFGPPLPPPGLGGAFGDARPGMPSVGNSGLPGLGLDVPGFGGGPNNLSGPGFAGGPQNFGNGPGSLGGPPGFGSGPPGLGSAPGHLSGPPAFGPGPGPGPGPIHIGGPPGFGSSSGKPGPTVIKVQNMPFTVSIDEILDFFYGYQVIPGSVCLKYNEKGMPTGEAMVAFESRDEATAAVIDLNDRPIGSRKVKLVLG; encoded by the coding sequence ATGGCTGTGGTCATCCGTTTGCAAGGTCTCCCAATTGTGGCGGGGACCATGGACATTCGCCACTTCTTCTCTGGATTGACCATCCCTGATGGGGGCGTGCATATTGTAGGGGGTGAACTGGGTGAGGCTTTCATCGTTTTTGCCACTGATGAAGATGCAAGGCTTGGTATGATGCGCACAGGTGGTACAATTAAAGGGTCAAAAGTAACACTTTTGTTGAGTAGTAAAACGGAAATGCAGAATATGATTGAACTGAGTCGTAGGCGTTTTGAAACTGCCAACTTAGATATACCACCAGCAAATGCTAGTAGATCAGGACCGCCACCTAGCTCAGGAATGGGTGGCAGGGTAAACTTGCCTACAACAGTACCTAACTTTAATAATCCTTCACCCAGTGTAGTTACTGCCGCTACATCGGTTCATGAAAGCAACAAAAACATACAGACATTTTCCACAGCCAGCATAGGAACGGCTCCTCCAAATATGGGGGCTTCTTTTGGGAGCCCAACGTTTAGCTCAACCATTCCAAGCACAGCGTCTCCAATGAACACAGTCCCACCACCACCAATTCCTCCAATCCCAGCGATGCCATCTTTGCCACCAATGCCGTCCATTCCCCCAATACCAGTTCCTCCTCCGGTACCTACATTGCCTCCTGTGCCTCCTGTGCCCCCAATCCCCCCAGTCCCTTCTGTGCCACCCATGACCCCACTGCCACCCATGTCAGGCATGCCACCCTTGAACCCGCCACCTGTGGCCCCTCTACCTGCTGGAATGAATGGCTCTGGAGCACCTATGAATCTGAACAATAACCTGAACCCTGTGTTTCTGGGTCCATTGAATCCTGTTAACCCTATCCAGATGAACTCTCAAAGCAGTGTGAAACCACTTCCCATCAACCCCGATGATCTGTATGTCAGTGTACATGGTATGCCCTTTTCTGCAATGGAAAATGATGTCAGAGATTTTTTCCATGGGCTCCGTGTTGATGCAGTGCATTTGTTGAAAGATCATGTAGGTCGAAATAATGGGAACGGATTGGTTAAATTTCTCTCCCCTCAAGATACATTTGAAgctttgaaaagaaacagaatgctGATGATTCAACGCTATGTGGAAGTTAGTCCTGCCACAGAGAGACAGTGGGTAGCTGCTGGAGGCCATATCACTTTTAAGCAAAGTATAGGACCTTCTGGAcaaacccatcccccacctcagaCACTTCCCAGGTCAAAATCGCCCAGTGGGCAGAAAAGGTCGAGGTCAAGATCACCACATGAGGCTGGTTTTTGTGTTTACTTGAAAGGGCTACCATttgaagcagaaaacaaacatgtcattgatttttttaaaaagttggataTTGTGGAAGATAGTATTTATATCGCTTATGGACCCAATGGGAAAGCAACTGGTGAAGGCTTCGTAGAATTCAGAAATGAGGCTGACTATAAGGCTGCTCTGTGTCGTCATAAACAATACATGGGCAATCGCTTTATTCAAGTTCATCCAATTACTAAGAAAGGTATGCTAGAAAAGATAGATATGATTCGTAAAAGACTGCAGAACTTCAGCTATGACCAGAGGGAAATGATGTTAAATCCGGAGGGGGATGTCAGCTCTGCCAAAGTCTGTGCTCACATAACAAATATTCCATTCAGCATTACCAAGATGGATGTTCTTCAGTTCCTAGAAGGAATCCCAGTGGATGAAAATGCTGTACATGTTCTTGTTGATAACAATGGGCAAGGTCTAGGACAGGCATTGGTTcagtttaaaaatgaagatgatgcACGTAAGTCTGAACGCTTACACCGTAAAAAACTTAACGGGAGAGAAGCTTTTGTTCATGTAGTTACTCTAGAAGATatgagagaaattgagaaaaatccCCCTGCCCAAGGAAAAAAAGGGTTAAAGATACCTGTGCCAGGTAATCCTGCAGTTCCAGGAGTGCCCAGTGTGGGAATGCCCAATGCGGGAATGCCCAATGCGGGAATGCCCAGTACAGGAATGCCCGGTACAGGAATGCCCGGTGCGGGAATGCCTGGTACAGGAATGCCCGGTGCTGGAATGCCTGGTGCCGGAATGCCCGGTGCCGGAATGCCTGGTGCGGGAATGCCCGGTGGAGGAATGCCTGGTGCAGGAGGTGAAGAACATGCCTTCCTGACTGTAGGATCTAAGGAGGCCAACAATGGGCCTCCATTTAACTTTCCTGGTAATTTTGGCGGGTCGAATGCCTTTGGGCCACCACTCCCTCCTCCAGGATTAGGAGGGGCCTTTGGTGATGCTAGGCCTGGTATGCCTTCAGTTGGAAATAGTGGTTTGCCTGGTCTAGGACTGGATGTTCCAGGTTTTGGAGGTGGACCAAATAATTTAAGTGGGCCAGGATTTGCAGGAGGCCCTCAGAATTTTGGAAATGGCCCTGGTAGTTTAGGTGGCCCCCCAGGTTTTGGAAGTGGCCCTCCTGGTCTTGGAAGTGCACCTGGGCATTTGAGTGGGCCGCCAGCCTTTGGGCCtggccctgggcctgggcctggcccaATTCACATTGGTGGACCCCCTGGCTTTGGATCTAGTTCTGGAAAACCAGGACCAACAGTAATTAAAGTGCAGAATATGCCCTTTACTGTGTCTATTGATGagattttagatttcttttatgGCTATCAAGTGATCCCAGGCTCAGTGTgtttaaaatacaatgaaaaaggtATGCCCACAGGCGAAGCCATGGTGGCCTTTGAATCTCGGGATGAAGCCACAGCCGCTGTCATTGACTTAAATGACAGACCTATAGGCTCAAGGAAAGTAAAACTTGTCTTAGGGTAG